In Tenacibaculum sp. 190524A02b, the genomic stretch AATGTTTTGTATATGCCAGAAGGATATTGGCATTATATGCGTTATATTACGCCTGGATTTTCAATGAGTTTAAGAGCAATTGCAAGAAACCCTAAGAATTTAGGAAAAGCTGTTTACAATGTTTTTATCATGCGTACTATTGATAATTTAATGAGAAGAATAAAAGGTCAAAAGTGGATTGATTGGAAAAATGAACAAGCAATTGTCAAAACAAATAAAATAAATAATATTAGATAAAAAAAAGAGGTTGTTTTAAAACAACCTCTTTTTTATTTATTTAGCTTCAGCATATCTTCTTTCAACTTCGTTCCAGTTGATAACTTTAAAGAAAGCTTCAATATAATCAGGACGACGATTTTGATAGTTTAAATAATAAGCATGTTCCCAAACATCTAAACCTAAAATAGGGGTTCCTCCACAAGTAACTCCTGGCATTAAAGGATTGTCTTGGTTTGGAGTAGAACATACTTCTACTTTACCTCCTTTGTGTACACATAACCAAGCCCATCCTGAACCAAATTGTGTAGCTGCAGCTTTAGAAAAAGCGTCAATAAAAGCTTCTTTAGAACCAAATTCTGCTTCGATAGCATCTTTTAGTTCACCAGACAAATAACCTCTATCTTCAGGATTCATAACTGTCCAAAATAAAGAGTGATTGTAGAAACCTCCTCCGTTATTTCTTACCGCCCCATTATTCATATCTAAATTTGTTAAGATATCTTCAATTGATTTATCAGCTAAATCAGTACCTTCAATGGCAGCATTTAATTTGGTAGTATATCCATTGTGGTGTTTACTATGGTGGATTTCCATAGTTCTAGCATCTATATTTGGTTCTAAAGCATCATAAGCGTATCCTAATTCTGGTAATTCAAAGGCCATAATTATTTAATTTTTAAATGGTTAATTTTTTTGTTTTACAAGTGTAAAGTTAAAGCAAAAAAATAAGGCAAACAACCGTTTGCCTTACACAATATTTATATTACTATAAATGATGTTTATTCAGAAATTTAATGTTATGCCCAATCACCTCCATCTTCATTACCTGCACCACCACATTTAAGTGAATTTGTGATTAGGTAAGGAAGATATAGATAACAATCAGGTCCTTGTCCTGGAGCTAAAGTTTGAGTAGTACCATTACAGTAATACCTACAATGTCTAGTTGATGGTTTTCCTCCTCCACTAATTTCTTTTTGCTCTTTTTTGTCTAAAGCTTCTCCTAATTTTAAAATTGATTTTTTCATTTATTCATGAATTTAATTATTTATTAAATCCTTGAATAAATAGTATTCAAGAGATAACTTTATTTATTGTTGAGCTAAACTAGCATTATAACTCTTACATGAATAATAAGTTGAGTATAAATATTTCCCATTATTATCATAAGTCGCTACCCTAACCGAACAAGACCCACCTCCGTTAATTTCTTTTTGCTCTATTTTTCCTAAAGCTTTTCCTAAATTTAAAATTGATTTTTTCATTTTTTATGAATTTAACTATTTATTAAATCCTTGATCATTTAAAGACACTCAAGGTTTATGTCTATTCTTCGCGAAAGAATTTTTTATTTAATTATATTTTTAAGTTGATAGAAAAAACGTTCTATCAATCGCAAGTCCTCTGTAACAATATCAGCGGTACCAGTCATTTCTTGTTTAAAGTCAATTACTTTTCCATAAGTTGTTTTTAAATTTTTAGGAAGATTAACATCTATAAGGTAATTCCCTTCTTGATCAGGAAGCAAAGAAATAGATTTCACAACTCCGTTTAATTCACCAAATTCATCAGAAGGATAATTTAATAACTTTATTTGCGCTTTTTGACCAACTTTTATTTTACCAGAGTTAGCCGCTGGTGCTTTAATTTTCCCTATAAATGAATTGCTTTTTTGAGGTATAACTGTAAAAATTAAATCTCCCGTTTTAACTGTTTGATTTTCATTCCAAAATGATAAAAATGCTATTTTTCCATCAATTGAAGATACTAGAGCATATTGTTTTTCCCAGTCTTTAATAGCTTTTTTTAGATATAGAAAGGATTGTTTTGCTTTCTTTTCCAAACGAATATCATTTTGTGTTTTTTTAATAGAGGTGCCTTCTAAGTTTTTAGAAGAATTATTAATCAACTCTCTTATTTGAGAAATAGAGTTTTCTACGCTTTTATAACTACGTTTTGCTTGTAGTAGCTCAATCTCTTTAAGTTCTTTTTCTTTAGCAGAAATAACGCCTTGTTGAAACATTTTTCTACTTCTTTCTAAGTCAGTTTTTTTAAAGGCTAATTCTTTTTTATTTAGTTGCTTTTGAGCTAATAGTATTTGTAATCTTCCTTTAGCTTCAATAACTGACATTTTATTTGCAAAAGTTTCAGATTTATAAGGGGTAAGTTTCTTATTTAAAACATATTCAGAATAATCGTTTTCAAATTGAGCAAAACTAGAAGTAATATCTCCCAAGATTAGAGGAGGTAATTTTTCTATGGGGAAGGAGAAGTTTTCTTGATGTATTTCAATAGTATCAGTAATACTTTTTAAAAGTAATACATCTTTGTAAGATGAGCTATTTTCAATAATGGCTAACGTTTGATTTTTAGTAACATCTTTACCGTCTGAGGCTAAAAAAACTTCAAATTGACCAGAAGATTTAGCATAGATTTTTTCAGGAGGAGAAGGAGTTGTAATCATAACTTCAGTAGCTATAACATCAGGGTACTTTACAAACCAAGAGATAAATAACAGCATAACTATTAGTAATAATAATAGTGTATTACCCCAACGAATCATCCAATTGGGAACATGTGTTAATATTTCTTGTACTTCTTCACTTCTTATTTCAATGTCTCTATTATTTTGTGGCATTTACTTTTTAATTTAAAGAAGAGAAAAATAGAATTATTATTTCTCTCTTCCATTAAAGTTTTTAAAATTTATTAAATATAAATTGATAAATCTGGTATATTAGCCTGTACATCCATATTCCCACATATCATTTGGAATACAGATTCCAGTACCGTTTTGCCAGCAACATCTACTGTATAAGCTACAATCAAAATATCTACGACAAGAGTTACCTTGTCCGTTAATAATTTTAAGATCTTCCTTATTTAAGGCCTTCCCTAGTTTTAAAATTGATTTTTTCATGTTAACTATAATATTGTTTAATCTCTTATATAAACTAAAGAGCACCAATTGGATCCATTATGATCTGTAACTCTACAGTTAGCTCCATGACCAACACAACATCCGTTAGGAGCATAAGGACAATCAGGGTTGGTATTACATCTATAAATTTTACCACCAGTAATTTGTTTTAGCTCTGCTTTTTTTAGAGGCTTTCCTAAGTTTAAAATTTGATTTTTCATAATTAGCAATATTTAGCATCTTCTTACATATGTAACTTCACCAGGCCCACAATACGCCCATAAAACATTACCGCTACAGGTCATTATTGGAGGGTGGCCTGTAGAACAAGTTACATTACCTCCGTTAATTGTTTTTTGTTCTGTTTTGTTTAAAATTTTACCTAGCTTTAAAATTGATTTTTTCATAATAAAATAATTTAATATGGTTTGGTTTATTAAAGCCTTGAACTATTTAGAGACACTCAAGGTTTGTGTCTATTCCTTGCGAGAGAATATTTTTAGACATAAGTACTTTATGTCTTTTTATGTTGTGTGTTATTTACCTAGATTTAATTGGTTTTTAACTAGGTGATAGTAGCTTCCTTTTAATCGTATAAGCTCTTCATGATTTCCTTTTTCTATAACTTTACCTTTGTCTAATACTACTATTTGATGCGCATTTTTAACAGTACTTAATCTATGTGCTATTACTACGGCAGTTTTATTAGTAAAAAAAGTATTTAACTTTTCCATTATTACTTTTTCATTGTTAGCGTCTAAAGCACTAGTTGCTTCGTCGAAAAATAAGAACTTAGGATTTTTATACACAGACCTAGCAATTAATAAACGTTGTTTTTGACCAGTACTTAACCCACTTCCTTCATTTCCAATTTTGGTGTTATAGCCTAAAGGAAGCCCATCAATGTAATCGGTAATATTAGCTACATTAACCGCATGAGCAAGTTTTTTAGTGTCAACATAATCTTCACCTACAGCAATATTTTTAGCAATAGTGTCATTAAAAATATAGCCTTCTTGCATAACAACACCACAGTTTCTTCTCCATTCTTTCTGAGAAATACTTCTAAGATTAAATTTACCAACATTAATATCTCCGTTGTCAACCTGATAAAATCCTAAAAGAAGTTTCATTAAAGTAGTTTTGCCACTACCACTAACACCAACAATAGCCGTAGTTTTGTTTGCTGGTATTTCAAGAGACAGGTCTTTTAAAACAGGATCTAAACCTCCTGTATATCTAAAAGAAATATTGTTAAGTTTAATAGCAACATTATCAGGTATATTTGTTACTTTTTCATCAGTAGGTTTTTCTTCATCTTCCATGTTATGGATTTCACCTAGCCTATCAAGAGATATTTGAGCGTCTTGTATATCTCGCATAAAATTGATTAATTGGGTTATAGGGCCATTTAATTGTCCTACAATGTAGCTTATAGCCATCATCATACCTAAGGTTATTTGTCCGTCAATAACTAGCTTCGCAGATAAAATAGTAATGAACATGTTTTTAAGTTCATTAATAAAATTGGAACCAACACTTTGTGTTTGTTCTAAAGCTAAACTTTTAGTAGCTACTTTAAATAATCTTGCTTGAACGTATTCCCAGTTCCAACGCATTCTTCTTTCTGCATTATGGAGTTTAATCTCTTGCATTCCATTAATAAGTTCAATTACTTTACTTTGTTCTTGACTTATTTGTGAGAAACGTTTATAGTCTAGTTCTTTTCTTTTTTTGAAGAAGAATAGCACCCATCCAAAATATAAAATACTACCTAGAACAAAAACTCCAAAAATTTGAATACTATAATAAGCAAGTACTATACTAAAGATAATAAGGTTAAAGAAAGAAAATAATACAGATAATGATGAGGTTGTTAAAATCCTTTCAATGCGTTTATGATCATTAATTCTTTGTAATAAATCTCCAGTCATTCTCACATCAAAATAAGAAATAGGGAGTTTCATAAGTTTGATGAAAAAATCAGAAATTAATGAAATATTAATTCGAGTACTTAAATGAAGTAGAATCCAACTTCTTATAATTTCTAAAGAGGCTTTACCAATAAAGAGAAATAATTGAGCAAAAAGTATTAAGTATACAAAGTTAAGATCTTGATTTTTTATACCTACATCTACCACACTTTGTGTTAAGAATGGAAGGATAAGTTGAAGTATACTTCCAGCGAGAAGCCCAATGATTAATTGGGTTATAAATTTTTTGTATTTAAAAAGATACTTGAAAATAAAAGAAAACCCAAACTTTTCATCTTCTTCAAATTCTTCTTGATAAAATTTAGGAGTTGGTTCAATTAATAAAGCAATTCCCTCTTCGGTATTTTCATCGGCATTATTACCAATCCAGTGCTGAATAAATTCTTTTGAAGAGAATGTAATTAATCCATGAGCAGGATCAGAGATGTAGACGGTATCTTTTTTTATTTTGTAGAGAACTACATAATGGTTTTTGTTCCAATGAATAATGCATGGGAATGGGGCTTCTTTTAATTTGTTAAAAGCCAGTTTTATACCAAGTGACTTAAAGCCTATAGACTCTACAGCTTCACTTAATCCTAATAAACTACTTCCTTCTCTAGTAGTTTCACTAAGATTGCGTAATTGTTGTGTATTAATGGTTTTCCCATAGTGTTTTGCTATAATTTTAATACAAGTAGGTCCACAATCCTTAGCTTCAGTTTGTTTGTAGTTTGGGAATTTTTTCAAAGTCTAATTTATATTGTATAAAGGAAAAATTATTCCTCTTCTATAATTAATTGTTAGTTGTTACAAAGTTTTTATAATGTCCTCTTTTCATACATGATTCCAAGTATAATATATTTTTTGCTAATTTTCATACTTCTATAACAATCAAAATATGTATAGTAGTATAGTTAATTCCTCCATTGATTCGCTTTTTGGGGTTTTAAAATTGATTTTTCATTATTAAAATATTAAGATTACTTTTGCGTCGAACATTTAAGGATACTCATTATGTGTCTATTCTTCGCGAGAGAATATGTTTATTAAAAGCTCTTATCTTTTAGGAGCTTTTTTTATGATTATACTGTTTCGGTTTGTTCTTGGTATATTTCTTCTAAATCTTCAATAAAGAATATTAAATCAGTTCTATTATACTCTTTAGGAAAGGCTTTTCCGTTAACTAAAATTTCAGGAGTAAAATTA encodes the following:
- a CDS encoding peptidase domain-containing ABC transporter → MKKFPNYKQTEAKDCGPTCIKIIAKHYGKTINTQQLRNLSETTREGSSLLGLSEAVESIGFKSLGIKLAFNKLKEAPFPCIIHWNKNHYVVLYKIKKDTVYISDPAHGLITFSSKEFIQHWIGNNADENTEEGIALLIEPTPKFYQEEFEEDEKFGFSFIFKYLFKYKKFITQLIIGLLAGSILQLILPFLTQSVVDVGIKNQDLNFVYLILFAQLFLFIGKASLEIIRSWILLHLSTRINISLISDFFIKLMKLPISYFDVRMTGDLLQRINDHKRIERILTTSSLSVLFSFFNLIIFSIVLAYYSIQIFGVFVLGSILYFGWVLFFFKKRKELDYKRFSQISQEQSKVIELINGMQEIKLHNAERRMRWNWEYVQARLFKVATKSLALEQTQSVGSNFINELKNMFITILSAKLVIDGQITLGMMMAISYIVGQLNGPITQLINFMRDIQDAQISLDRLGEIHNMEDEEKPTDEKVTNIPDNVAIKLNNISFRYTGGLDPVLKDLSLEIPANKTTAIVGVSGSGKTTLMKLLLGFYQVDNGDINVGKFNLRSISQKEWRRNCGVVMQEGYIFNDTIAKNIAVGEDYVDTKKLAHAVNVANITDYIDGLPLGYNTKIGNEGSGLSTGQKQRLLIARSVYKNPKFLFFDEATSALDANNEKVIMEKLNTFFTNKTAVVIAHRLSTVKNAHQIVVLDKGKVIEKGNHEELIRLKGSYYHLVKNQLNLGK
- a CDS encoding HlyD family secretion protein yields the protein MPQNNRDIEIRSEEVQEILTHVPNWMIRWGNTLLLLLIVMLLFISWFVKYPDVIATEVMITTPSPPEKIYAKSSGQFEVFLASDGKDVTKNQTLAIIENSSSYKDVLLLKSITDTIEIHQENFSFPIEKLPPLILGDITSSFAQFENDYSEYVLNKKLTPYKSETFANKMSVIEAKGRLQILLAQKQLNKKELAFKKTDLERSRKMFQQGVISAKEKELKEIELLQAKRSYKSVENSISQIRELINNSSKNLEGTSIKKTQNDIRLEKKAKQSFLYLKKAIKDWEKQYALVSSIDGKIAFLSFWNENQTVKTGDLIFTVIPQKSNSFIGKIKAPAANSGKIKVGQKAQIKLLNYPSDEFGELNGVVKSISLLPDQEGNYLIDVNLPKNLKTTYGKVIDFKQEMTGTADIVTEDLRLIERFFYQLKNIIK
- a CDS encoding superoxide dismutase gives rise to the protein MAFELPELGYAYDALEPNIDARTMEIHHSKHHNGYTTKLNAAIEGTDLADKSIEDILTNLDMNNGAVRNNGGGFYNHSLFWTVMNPEDRGYLSGELKDAIEAEFGSKEAFIDAFSKAAATQFGSGWAWLCVHKGGKVEVCSTPNQDNPLMPGVTCGGTPILGLDVWEHAYYLNYQNRRPDYIEAFFKVINWNEVERRYAEAK